The following proteins are co-located in the Castanea sativa cultivar Marrone di Chiusa Pesio chromosome 8, ASM4071231v1 genome:
- the LOC142605552 gene encoding germin-like protein subfamily 1 member 20 has translation MFPIPHQSKNTQNTTQQERTSNMMKVVIVAILALATTLVSAYDPSPLQDFCVAINNTDSAVFVNGQFCKDPVTVVANDFFFSGLNIPGNTAANKLGSSVNLVSVDNFPGLNTLGISLARIDFAPYGLNPPHTHPRGTELLVVIKGTLLVGFVTSNPNKLFTRVLNKGDIFVFPIGLIHFQFNIGETNALAFSGLSSQNPGLIPIANAVFGSTPPINPDVLIKAFQLDKSVVDYLQKQF, from the exons ATGTTTCCCATCCCTCACCAAAGCAAGAATACGCAAAATACTACACAACAAGAGAGAACCTCAAATATGATGAAAGTTGTAATTGTGGCCATTTTGGCTTTGGCAACCACCCTTGTTTCAGCTTATGACCCTAGTCCTTTGCAAGACTTTTGTGTCGCAATTAACAACACCGATTCTGCTG TGTTTGTGAATGGACAATTTTGCAAGGACCCAGTAACTGTCGTAGCCAACGATTTTTTCTTCTCCGGACTCAATATTCCTGGAAACACAGCTGCAAATAAACTTGGATCAAGTGTCAATCTTGTGAGCGTCGACAATTTTCCAGGTCTCAACACTCTTGGCATATCTTTGGCTCGCATTGACTTTGCACCATATGGCCTGAATCCTCCTCACACTCACCCTCGCGGCACTGAgcttttggtagtcataaaggGTACTCTCTTAGTCGGATTTGTCACGTCCAACCCAAACAAACTCTTCACCAGAGTTCTAAACAAGGGAGACATCTTTGTATTTCCAATTGGACTGATTCACTTCCAATTCAACATAGGGGAGACCAATGCTCTGGCCTTTTCCGGTCTCAGTAGTCAAAATCCTGGGCTAATCCCCATAGCAAATGCAGTCTTTGGATCAACTCCTCCCATCAATCCTGACGTTCTCATCAAGGCCTTCCAATTGGACAAGAGTGTAGTTGATTATCTTCAAAAACAATTCTAG